The DNA sequence GAATATAGTATAGTTTTATCAGAATATTCTAAGATAAATAAAATTTATTCAATAGATAGAAAAGATATTAGAGATATTTTTAATAAAAATGATAATTTAATATATTATGAAATGTATGATAAGTTATATAAAATTTTTCAAGAAATAAATAGTTCTGAATACGATTTGGTTATAAATTTGGGAGTTGCAAAATATCCGATAATTATAGCAAGTATGATCAAAGCAAAAGATAGAAAAGGTATATTTTTAAAAGGAAAAGATTTATTAGAATTTTATGGAGATGAAAAAGGGTATTTTGCTTATAAAACTCAATCAACTCCTAGTGAAAATTTAAAATTAAATAGAAAAGAAAATATCTGCGATTATTTTTTTGATGTAGCAGGTATAAAAAATAATTTTCATAGTGTGAGTATAGAAATTAAAAAAAATATAGAGATAAATAGCAATAATTTAATAGGAATACATATTGGGGCAGGTTGGAAAACAAAAAAATATATTTTAGAAAAATGGGGAAATGTTTGTAGTGGATTATTGGAAAGAGGATTTGATATATTATTAAATGGAGTAGAACAAGAAAAAGATGAAATTGAATTTTTAAGGAAAAGCGTATTGGAGAAAAGAGAAAAAAATTTAAAAAACAGAGGAGAACTCTTTGTAAATTATAATATGAGCGAATTTGACAAATTTGTAACATTAAAAAATATAAAATTATTAATTAGCACAGATAGTGGGCCTGCATCAGTTGCGGCAGCATTAGGGAAACCAGTTATAACTTTATTTGGAGCTACAGATATGTATAATGTAGCACCATATTCTGAAAATAGTTTTATAATAAATTCAAAAGAGAGATGCACTCCTTGTCTCAAAGAAACTTGTGATAAAAATATGGAATGTATGAGAAATATAAGTGGAGAATTAATTTTAGAAACAGTGGAATATATATTAGAAGGAAAGAGAAAGAAGATTAATAGCAAAGATGTTTATAGATGTAAATTTAATAAAGAGAGCAGGTTGGAAATAGTTAGTATGTATTGAAAAAATTAAAAAACTAGATGGTTAATTCTATGAAAAGAGGGGAATATTATGTTAGTTAAACTTGCATTTAGGAATATTTTCAGGAAAAAAACTAGAACAATTTTAACTTTAACAGTTTTAATTTTTGGAGTATATCTTGCTATATTTTATGATGGAATTTTAAAAGGATATACACGAGAAATGATAAATACATATATTAATACTGATATTGGAGAATTTAAAATTTATAAAAAAGGATATTATAAAAATAAAGATGATGATGAACGGTTGAAATATTTGATAGATAAAAAAGAGGTTGAAAAAGATTTAGATAAATTAAATATTGATAGATATTCTAGCCGATTACTATTTGATGGAACTATTGCAATTGATGAAAATGAATTGCCAATAAAAATTTTAGGAATAAATCCTAAAGTAGAAAATAAAATTTTTAAAAGAGATAAAGCAACAGTATCAGGAAATTTTTTAAGTGGTAATAAAGGAATAGTAATTGGGATTGGATTAGCTAAAGCTTTAAAATTAAAAGTTGGAGATATTGTAACTATTTTAGCAAGAGGAGTAGAGAAAACTATTAATGCAGATGATTTGAAAATAGTTGGAATAATTGAAACTAAAAATAATATATTAGATGAAAGTTCATGTTTTATAAATTTAAATTATGCGCAAAACTTTGTAAATACAAAAAAAATAAATGATATAGTTATAATGAATAAATTAAATAGAAAAGATATTAAAATTTTAGGAAAAAACTATGATGTAATATCTTGGAAAAAAGATTTAGGAAATTTAATAGAATTAATGGAATTTAAAGCAAAAGCTTCAAATCAAGTTGTATTTTTGATATTGATAATGGCAGGAGTAGGTATAGCAAGTACAATGTTAATGTCAATGTTAGAGAGAAAAAAAGAGATTGGAATAATGCTTGCAGATGGAATGAAGAGGAAAAATATTTTGTTACTTTTTTTAATAGAAGGTGGATTTATAGGAGTAATAGGAAGTTTTATAGGAGCTGTTTTAGGAGTGATAACAAATTATTTTTTGCATATTTATGGGATACCTCTTCCAATAGAAACATATAAAAAAATGCAGTTAAATATGGTTATACCTGAAAAAATGCATGCAGATTTGGATATGAAAACTGTTTTATTATTTTTTTTATTGGGAATTTTAATTGCATTGATTTCTTCTTTTTATACAGCATATGAGGCATCTAAAAGTAATCCTGTAGAAGCTTTAAAAAATATGTAAAAAATAGATTAAATGGTGGATCATATTTGTAAGAGTATAAAAGGATGATTAGGAGGGAATTTTTATGAAAAATAAAGGGATATCTATAAAAAGAGAGATAATATATATAACTACTTTTTTAACAATATTTATTTTAGTAGTTTTTGGAGCATTTTTCTTTTATAAATTTTGGGAATTGAATT is a window from the Haliovirga abyssi genome containing:
- a CDS encoding glycosyltransferase family 9 protein, with product MGIKKVILVRMGALGDLIKITPIIERFYELGIKVDVITDSEYSIVLSEYSKINKIYSIDRKDIRDIFNKNDNLIYYEMYDKLYKIFQEINSSEYDLVINLGVAKYPIIIASMIKAKDRKGIFLKGKDLLEFYGDEKGYFAYKTQSTPSENLKLNRKENICDYFFDVAGIKNNFHSVSIEIKKNIEINSNNLIGIHIGAGWKTKKYILEKWGNVCSGLLERGFDILLNGVEQEKDEIEFLRKSVLEKREKNLKNRGELFVNYNMSEFDKFVTLKNIKLLISTDSGPASVAAALGKPVITLFGATDMYNVAPYSENSFIINSKERCTPCLKETCDKNMECMRNISGELILETVEYILEGKRKKINSKDVYRCKFNKESRLEIVSMY
- a CDS encoding ABC transporter permease, whose amino-acid sequence is MLVKLAFRNIFRKKTRTILTLTVLIFGVYLAIFYDGILKGYTREMINTYINTDIGEFKIYKKGYYKNKDDDERLKYLIDKKEVEKDLDKLNIDRYSSRLLFDGTIAIDENELPIKILGINPKVENKIFKRDKATVSGNFLSGNKGIVIGIGLAKALKLKVGDIVTILARGVEKTINADDLKIVGIIETKNNILDESSCFINLNYAQNFVNTKKINDIVIMNKLNRKDIKILGKNYDVISWKKDLGNLIELMEFKAKASNQVVFLILIMAGVGIASTMLMSMLERKKEIGIMLADGMKRKNILLLFLIEGGFIGVIGSFIGAVLGVITNYFLHIYGIPLPIETYKKMQLNMVIPEKMHADLDMKTVLLFFLLGILIALISSFYTAYEASKSNPVEALKNM